A part of Pseudomonas sp. HR96 genomic DNA contains:
- a CDS encoding cupin domain-containing protein, which yields MSTLTQTITRSASQPSVKGPDTLFTGNVRIDYAFQLQAPGRACGAIVTFEPGARTFWHAHPQGQVLVVLSGVGWTQCEGGPRTEIRAGDVVTCGCGKRHWHGAAATTAMSHMAVTETVDGKNTDWMEPVTDEQYLGGELVTD from the coding sequence ATGAGCACCCTGACCCAGACCATCACCCGCAGCGCCAGCCAGCCTTCCGTCAAAGGCCCCGACACCCTGTTCACCGGCAACGTGCGTATCGACTACGCCTTCCAGCTGCAAGCCCCGGGCCGTGCCTGCGGCGCCATCGTCACCTTCGAACCGGGCGCGCGCACGTTCTGGCACGCCCACCCGCAGGGCCAGGTGCTGGTGGTGTTGAGCGGGGTCGGCTGGACCCAATGCGAAGGCGGCCCGCGCACTGAAATCCGTGCCGGCGACGTGGTCACCTGCGGCTGCGGCAAACGCCACTGGCATGGCGCTGCCGCGACCACGGCGATGTCGCACATGGCCGTGACCGAAACGGTGGATGGCAAGAACACCGACTGGATGGAGCCGGTGACCGACGAGCAGTACCTTGGGGGCGAGCTGGTGACCGATTGA